The following coding sequences lie in one Hoplias malabaricus isolate fHopMal1 chromosome 14, fHopMal1.hap1, whole genome shotgun sequence genomic window:
- the wnt2bb gene encoding wingless-type MMTV integration site family, member 2Bb, producing MTATTDKPAPHAGAGGTGSADSARASSRLYCAFIILLLILTPRVDSSWWYIGALGARVICDNVPGLVNKQRQLCQKHPDVMQSISEGGKEWIRECQHQFRHHRWNCSTLDRDHTVFGRVMQRSSREAAFVYAISSAGVVYAITRACSQGELKTCNCDPHKRGKSKDTRGDFDWGGCSDNINYGIKFAKSFIDAKERTVKDARALVNIHNNRCGRMSVKRFMKLECKCHGVSGSCTLRTCWLAMSDFRKTGDFLRKKYNGAIEVTVNQDGTGFTVANKDFRNATKNDLVYFENSPDYCLMDKAAGSLGTAGRVCNKSSRGTDGCEVMCCGRGYDTTRVKRITKCECKFKWCCAVECKDCEESVDIHTCKAPKRAEWLDQT from the exons ATGACCGCCACAACCGACAAACCCGCACCGCACGCAGGCGCCGGCGGCACCGGGTCTGCGGACAGCGCTCGCGCTTCCTCGCGGCTCTACTGCGCATTCATCATTCTGCTCCTCATCCTCACGCCGCGCGTGGACTCGTCCTGGTG GTACATCGGGGCTTTAGGAGCACGGGTGATATGTGATAACGTTCCAGGCCTGGTGAATAAGCAGAGGCAGCTGTGTCAGAAACACCCAGACGTGATGCAGTCTATCAGTGAGGGGGGAAAGGAGTGGATCCGTGAATGTCAGCACCAGTTCAGACACCACCGCTGGAACTGCAGCACACTCGACAGAGACCACACTGTCTTTGGCCGGGTCATGCAGCGCA GCAGTCGGGAGGCTGCTTTTGTGTATGCAATCTCCTCTGCAGGTGTGGTGTACGCCATTACTCGTGCCTGCAGCCAAGGTGAGCTGAAGACATGTAACTGTGACCCACACAAGCGCGGTAAATCGAAAGATACACGAGGAGATTTCGACTGGGGAGGCTGCAGTGACAACATCAACTATGGGATAAAGTTTGCCAAATCCTTCATTGATGCTAAAGAGCGGACAGTGAAAGATGCACGAGCATTAGTCAACATTCACAACAACCGATGTGGAAGAATG TCAGTGAAGCGCTTTATGAAGCTGGAGTGTAAGTGTCATGGTGTCAGCGGCTCCTGCACGTTAAGGACTTGCTGGCTAGCGATGTCTGACTTCCGGAAGACTGGAGATTTCCTCCGCAAAAAATACAATGGAGCCATTGAAGTCACTGTTAATCAGGATGGAACAGGATTCACTGTGGCTAATAAGGACTTCAGGAACGCCACCAAAAATGACCTGGTGTACTTTGAGAACTCGCCTGACTATTGTTTAATGGACAAAGCTGCAG GTTCACTGGGCACAGCTGGTCGCGTGTGTAACAAGTCGTCTCGAGGGACGGACGGCTGTGAGGTCATGTGCTGCGGGCGGGGCTACGATACCACACGCGTCAAACGCATCACAAAGTGCGAGTGTAAGTTTAAGTGGTGCTGTGCCGTCGAGTGTAAGGACTGCGAAGAATCGGTCGACATACACACCTGCAAAGCTCCGAAACGAGCCGAGTGGCTGGACCAGACCTGA